In Nicotiana tabacum cultivar K326 chromosome 19, ASM71507v2, whole genome shotgun sequence, one DNA window encodes the following:
- the LOC107806345 gene encoding acyl-CoA-binding domain-containing protein 4, translated as MAAMARVSSGLAYPERFYAAAAYVGFDGSPDSSTKGVSSKFSNDAALLLYALYQQATVGPCKIPKPRSWSPVEQSKWTSWNGLGNMASIEAMRLFVKILEEEDPGWYSRASNFVSEPAVQVEKNNDTIAEPVAENGNVLPETKTIPAENGNLSEPQDKDVVSEGFGAVGVYDQWVAPPISGPRPKARYEHGAAVIDDKMYIFGGNHNGRYLSDLQALDLRSWTWSKLEVKTAGEASQVPVAPFAGHALIPWEGNKLISIGGHTKDPSETMQVKVFDLPAQTWSTLKTYGKPPLSRGGHSVTLAGTSLVIFGGQDANRSLLNDLHILDLETMTWDEMGTLGVPPSPRSDHAAAVHAERYLLIFGGGSHATCFNDLHVLDLQTMEWSRPTQQGEIPSPRAGHAGVTVGENWFITGGGNNKSGVSETVVLNMSTLDWSIVTTVQGRVPLASEGLSLVLCSYNGEDILVSFGGYNGRYSNEVNVLKPSHKSTLQSKMMETPVPDSVSAVQNATNATRDLESETVTGHEGNIREILVDNIESEPMVSKVEETSERLLAALKADKEELESSLSKEKLQTLQLKQDLTDAEARNTDLYKELQSVRGQLATDQSRCFKLEVDAAELKQKLQTLESLKKELELLQRQKAASEQALNEKRRQSSGGVWGWIAGTPLDQQDDA; from the exons ATGGCGGCGATGGCGAGGGTAAGCTCTGGCCTCGCGTATCCGGAGCGTTTCTATGCAGCGGCAGCCTATGTTGGGTTTGATGGATCTCCCGATTCCTCTACTAAAGGTGTCAGCTCCAAGTTTTCCAATGACGCTGCTCTTCTACTTTATGCCCTCTATCAACAG GCAACTGTAGGACCTTGTAAGATTCCTAAGCCTAGAAGTTGGAGTCCAGTAGAACAAAGCAAATGGACGAG CTGGAATGGGCTTGGAAACATGGCTTCCATAGAGGCAATGCGTCTTTTTGTGAAAATATTGGAG GAAGAAGATCCAGGATGGTATTCAAGGGCCTCAAATTTTGTTTCAGAACCTGCAGTTCAGGTGGAAAAGAAT AATGATACAATAGCTGAGCCAGTTGCCGAAAATGGAAATGTTCTTCCTGAGACAAAAACTATTCCTGCTGAAAATGGGAACCTGTCAGAACCTCAGGATAAAGATGTTGTATCAGAAGGCTTTGGTGCAGTTGGTGTGTATGACCAATGGGTTGCACCTCCTATATCTGGTCCACGGCCAAAAGCTCGATACGAG CATGGAGCAGCCGTTATTGATGATAAGATGTATATATTTGGAGGGAATCACAATGGACGTTACCTTAGTGATCTCCAG GCTTTGGACTTGAGAAGTTGGACATGGTCTAAATTAGAGGTTAAAACAGCTGGCGAAGCTTCTCAAGTGCCAGTAGCTCCCTTTGCTGGCCACGCCCTG ATACCATGGGAAGGAAATAAGCTCATTTCAATTGGTGGACATACAAAAGATCCTTCTGAAACTATGCAAG TGAAGGTGTTTGATCTGCCAGCGCAAACTTGGTCAACCTTGAAGACTTATGGAAAGCCGCCG TTATCTCGTGGAGGTCATTCAGTTACCCTTGCTGGGACAAGCTTAGTCATATTTGGTGGACAAGATGCAAATCGATCTCTCTTGAACGATCTTCACATTCTAGACTTAGAAACCATGACCTGGGATGAAATGGGCACATT GGGAGTGCCTCCTTCTCCAAGGTCTGATCATGCTGCTGCAGTACATGCTGAGCGCTACCTTCTTATTTTTGGCGGAGGCTCACATGCTACTTGCTTCAATGATCTTCATGTCCTTGATTTACAAACC ATGGAATGGTCAAGGCCTACCCAACAAGGTGAAATACCAAGTCCACGTGCTGGCCATGCTGGTGTGACAGTTGGAGAGAATTGGTTTATTACTGGTGGAGGCAACAATAAGAGTG GGGTCTCCGAAACTGTTGTCCTCAACATGTCTACACTGGATTGGTCCATTGTAACAACTGTTCAAGGGCGTGTTCCTCTTGCTAGTGAG GGCTTGAGCTTGGTGTTATGTTCATATAACGGTGAAGATATCCTAGTTTCTTTTGGGGGATATAATGGGCGGTATAGTAATGAG GTCAATGTACTGAAACCGAGCCACAAATCAACTTTGCAATCTAAGATGATGGAGACTCCTGTACCAGATAGTGTTTCAGCAGTACAAAATGCTACTAATGCCACGAGGGATTTGGAGTCAGAGACTGTAACAGGGCACGAAGGAAATATTAGGGAAATTTTGGTAGACAACATTGAATCTGAGCCAATG GTGAGCAAAGTTGAAGAAACTAGTGAACGGCTTTTAGCTGCCCTCAAAGCTGATAAGGAAGAATTAGAGTCATCTCTCAGCAAAGAGAAGTTGCAGACGCTTCAGCTGAAGCAAGACTTGACTGATGCTGAGGCTCGCAACACAGACCTTTATAAG GAGCTTCAATCTGTACGCGGTCAACTTGCTACTGACCAATCAAGATGTTTCAAACTAGAG GTTGATGCTGCGGAGCTAAAACAAAAGCTACAGACTCTGGAAAGCTTAAAGAAAGAACTTGAGCTACTCCAACGACAAAAAGCAGCTTCAGAGCAAGCCTTGAATGAGAAGCGAAGGCAGAGCTCTGGTGGGGTATGGGGATGGATTGCTGGAACTCCTCTTGATCAACAAGATGATGCTTGA
- the LOC107806344 gene encoding PWWP domain-containing protein 1, whose product MISVMSNGFEANRRNDSVEETKLRVSTTNSSISPADGSRVSMDVKNSRASNSDSRVSNVESEGNETTKVRDMKEEEGANSVKANRVKSEQKGKTTALVSSRTDVKKGKMEPVVSGYDLMLSKFDEFAGNGKSWSVGYGFEMGDMVWGKVKSHPWWPGHIFSEAFATPSVRRSKREGHILVAFYGDSSYGWFDPDELVHFEPTFAEKSMQTNVKNFVKAVEEGVDEVGRRSALGLVCHCRKRYKFRSAEVNGFFSVDFSDLEKNCTYSASQIKKARERFQPKETFDFVRKLALKPRSKVLETDLNFVKKKATVLAYRKAVFEEFDPTYAEAFGVIPSKQAQEAVAQPFRQPSSRVPLSGRLVQAETLGKGKSSAKSNKMKDQVEKDRYLFKRRDEPGNLKVQVGAAPAGYSDQPVHLDGSSLSGKDVSPSAADHLPSASGSTLIEQPLNPAANVEELHGQRQTEDDGTDVVQPSVPTEARLHAGGSRVKKINSGPDKVKVRKRSGEEVSGGSSPSTERKKKKKKKAEVGLNANSNHVEGQAAVSSDSMVMEKVAREPVQVPSASREELQMDIQQKGDATGSSVPDGLVTEDEVRVRSNNIELPQVLSDLHALALDPFYGVESSNIKTIRELFLKFRSLVYQKSLALSASVESESSTPISKSPVVAHISDTAPTNNVKQTSNLKPEKNPARPDDPAKGGRKRGPSDRQEEIAAKKKKKINDVRALAAQKKASLKASEVHQGESKEIPAKKLASTPVKVSKPDIGKKKEPDPTMLVMKFPPNGALPSIPELKAKFARFGTMDHSATRVFWKSSTCRLVYQYRDHAVGAYRFASASNNLFGNPNVRCYIREVAAEAQDAETTKVPKEDVAAETSAAKDGAADSRSSTMPGQLKSCLKKPPGEEGPVSNGGNGSNRASPRVKFMLEEAIIRGEQTNDSRTVNDASSIADRSASSSSNINNYTTQSSTLPLPTAQYANAPNDVHFTHQVAHRNVPNYNNQVSVPEVDISQQMLGLLTRCSDIVTDLTGLLGYVPYHPL is encoded by the exons ATGATTTCTGTGATGAGCAACGGATTTGAAGCAAATCGAAGGAACGATTCAGTAGAAGAGACGAAACTTAGGGTTTCCACCACAAACTCCAGTATCTCCCCCGCTGATGGTTCTAGGGTTTCTATGGACGTAAAGAATTCTAGGGCTTCGAATTCGGATTCTAGGGTTTCGAATGTGGAAAGCGAGGGAAATGAAACAACTAAGGTTAGGGACATGAAAGAGGAAGAAGGCGCGAACTCCGTGAAAGCGAATCGGGTTAAGTCGGAGCAGAAAGGTAAGACGACAGCATTAGTTTCTAGTAGAACTGATGTCAAGAAGGGAAAAATGGAGCCTGTTGTTTCTGGATACGATTTGATGCTATCTAAGTTCGATGAGTTTGCAGGGAATGGGAAGAGTTGGTCAGTTGGTTACGGATTTGAAATGGGTGATATGGTGTGGGGGAAGGTGAAATCACACCCTTGGTGGCCAGGTCACATTTTTAGTGAGGCGTTTGCTACTCCTTCCGTACGAAGAAGTAAAAGGGAAGGTCACATTTTAGTGGCTTTTTATGGTGATAGCAGTTATGGCTGGTTTGACCCGGATGAGCTAGTACATTTTGAACCAACTTTTGCTGAAAAATCTATGCAAACTAATGTGAAGAACTTTGTGAAGGCGGTGGAGGAAGGGGTCGATGAGGTGGGCCGGAGGAGTGCTTTAGGTTTGGTTTGTCATTGTAGGAAGAGATACAAATTTCGTTCTGCGGAGGTTAATGGGTTTTTTAGTGTAGATTTTAGTGATCTTGAGAAGAATTGTACTTACTCTGCCAGCCAGATTAAGAAGGCTAGGGAAAGGTTTCAACCGAAAGAGACATTTGACTTTGTGAGGAAGTTGGCATTGAAGCCTAGGAGTAAAGTGCTTGAGACCGATCTTAACTTTGTTAAGAAGAAGGCGACTGTGTTGGCTTATAGGAAGGCAGTGTTTGAGGAATTTGATCCTACCTATGCTGAAGCTTTTGGTGTTATTCCTTCTaaacaagcacaagaagcagtGGCTCAGCCATTTAGACAGCCTTCTTCAAGAG TTCCTTTGAGTGGCAGATTGGTGCAGGCAGAAACTCTGGGTAAGGGAAAGAGTTCTGCAAAATCTAATAAAATGAAGGACCAAGTTGAGAAAGACAGGTATCTATTTAAACGCAGAGATGAGCCTGGTAACCTGAAAGTCCAAGTTGGTGCAGCACCAGCAGGTTATTCTGACCAGCCCGTTCATCTAGATGGTTCCTCCTTATCAGGAAAAGATGTTTCTCCTAGTGCTGCTGATCACCTGCCTAGTGCATCTGGCTCCACCTTGATTGAGCAGCCATTAAATCCGGCAGCTAATGTGGAAGAACTGCATGGACAGAGACAAACTGAAGATGATGGTACTGATGTTGTGCAGCCTTCTGTGCCTACTGAAGCAAGGCTGCATGCTGGGGGTTCTCGAGTAAAAAAAATCAATAGTGGACCAGATAAGGTCAAGGTTCGTAAACGTTCTGGTGAGGAAGTGAGTGGTGGCAGTAGTCCCTCAACCgagaggaagaaaaagaagaaaaagaaggcaGAGGTGGGCTTGAATGCAAACTCTAATCATGTGGAGGGACAAGCAGCTGTTTCTTCAGATAGTATGGTGATGGAGAAAGTAGCAAGAGAGCCTGTCCAAGTTCCTTCAGCTTCTAGGGAAGAACTTCAAATGGATATTCAGCAAAAGGGTGATGCCACAGGTAGCTCTGTGCCTGATGGTTTGGTAACAGAAGATGAGGTTCGGGTTAGAAGCAACAATATTGAGCTTCCTCAAGTACTAAGTGATTTACATGCTCTTGCTCTTGATCCATTTTATGGTGTAGAGAGCAGCAATATAAAAACAATACGAGAACTGTTTTTGAAATTCCGGTCTCTTGTCTATCAAAAAAGCTTGGCCTTGTCTGCCTCAGTTGAGAGTGAGTCAAGTACACCCATCAGCAAATCACCTGTTGTCGCCCATATCTCAGACACTGCCCCCACCAATAATGTGAAACAAACATCAAATCTGAAGCCAGAGAAGAATCCTGCCAGGCCTGATGATCCTGCCAAAGGAGGGCGAAAGCGGGGTCCTTCAGATAGGCAAGAGGAAATTGCTgccaagaagaagaaaaagatcaaTGATGTGAGAGCATTGGCAGCACAAAAGAAGGCTTCCTTGAAGGCTTCAGAAGTTCACCAAGGTGAAAGCAAGGAAATACCTGCCAAAAAACTGGCTTCAACACCAGTGAAAGTCTCGAAGCCAGATATTGGCAAGAAGAAGGAGCCTGACCCAACCATGCTTGTTATGAAGTTTCCACCTAATGGAGCTCTTCCCTCCATTCCTGAGCTGAAGGCTAAGTTTGCCCGTTTTGGAACTATGGATCATTCAGCTACTCGGGTCTTCTGGAAGTCATCCACCTGCCGTTTGGTCTACCAATACAGGGATCATGCAGTGGGGGCCTATAGATTTGCCAGTGCTAGCAATAATTTGTTTGGGAATCCCAATGTGAGATGCTACATTAGAGAAGTGGCAGCTGAAGCACAAGACGCAGAAACTACCAAGGTGCCAAAGGAAGATGTTGCCGCCGAGACTTCTGCAGCAAAAGATGGGGCAGCTGATTCGAGGTCCTCAACAATGCCTGGGCAGCTGAAATCATGTCTAAAGAAACCCCCAGGTGAGGAAGGGCCAGTGAGCAATGGTGGTAATGGTAGTAATAGGGCATCACCCCGTGTAAAATTTATGTTGGAAGAAGCTATTATTAGAGGCGAGCAGACAAATGATAGTAGGACCGTCAACGATGCTAGTAGTATTGCTGATCGAAGTGCATCTTCTAGTTCTAATATCAACAATTATACAACTCAGTCGTCCACGCTCCCTCTTCCTACTGCTCAATATGCCAATGCACCAAATGATGTTCACTTTACTCATCAAGTAGCCCATAGAAACGTGCCCAATTATAACAATCAAGTGTCCGTTCCTGAAGTCGACATTTCACAACAAATGCTAGGCCTTCTCACCAGGTGTAGTGACATTGTGACCGATCTGACGGGTTTATTGGGCTATGTCCCTTACCATCCCCTTTAA
- the LOC107806346 gene encoding protein SRC2, which translates to MELRPLDIKVIAADGIKNVNTFSKMDVYVEVSISYPSNTNKQKTFVHKNSGTNPKWNHSMKFTLVETSLTKPGLYLIFRLKSERTLGDTKIGEVSVPIHDLFNQSTSNGTAEKFVEYPVITESGKPKGTLKFSYKFGEIFTAADQKKEVNHEPVTAYPAPPHAAGASYGMAYNHQQNPGYAYPPPPPQTSYGGYPHTGYPPAGGAPGYGYPQPQSGYGYPPVQQPGYGYPPVQQPKKKNKFGGMGGGLGLGLGAGLLGGLLVGDMVSDVGEMAAYDDGYGDAMGDMGGFDF; encoded by the coding sequence ATGGAGTTACGTCCATTAGATATCAAAGTTATTGCCGCAGACGGCATAAAGAATGTCAATACTTTCTCTAAAATGGATGTCTATGTTGAAGTTTCCATCTCTTATCCTAGCAATACCAATAAGCAAAAAACTTTCGTCCACAAAAATAGTGGCACAAATCCTAAGTGGAATCACTCTATGAAATTCACTCTAGTTGAAACTTCCCTCACAAAACCAGGGCTTTACCTCATCTTTCGTCTCAAATCTGAACGTACCTTAGGAGACACAAAAATTGGTGAAGTCTCTGTTCCTATTCATGATCTCTTTAATCAGTCTACTTCTAATGGCACAGCTGAGAAGTTTGTTGAATATCCAGTGATAACAGAGAGCGGAAAACCAAAGGGTACTTTGAAATTTTCTTACAAATTTGGTGAAATATTTACAGCGGCTGATCAAAAGAAAGAGGTAAATCATGAGCCTGTTACTGCTTATCCTGCACCACCACATGCTGCTGGTGCATCATATGGTATGGCTTATAATCATCAGCAAAATCCCGGATATGCgtatcctcctcctcctcctcaaactTCTTATGGTGGGTATCCACACACTGGATACCCACCTGCTGGTGGTGCACCTGGTTATGGATACCCGCAACCACAATCTGGTTACGGGTATCCACCCGTACAACAACCTGGATACGGATATCCACCGGTGCAACAACCTAAGAAAAAGAACAAGTTTGGTGGAATGGGAGGTGGATTAGGTTTGGGATTGGGTGCTGGTTTGCTTGGTGGTTTGTTGGTGGGAGATATGGTTTCGGATGTTGGAGAAATGGCTGCTTATGATGATGGCTACGGGGATGCCATGGGAGATATGGGTGGCTttgatttttag